TGTTCCTAGTGGATAAATTCACAAGTAAAGCAAAGAACGAACAATTTAAGAAACTTGGTGAATTTTGTGGGTGATGCAAATAGTTTGAATGAGAGAATTCAGAAATAATACTCAATGCAGACCAGTCTATACTATGTTCATATACAATGAatctatataattttattattaaagttACAAAACAATAATTGCCGTTGTTTAGGCCCACTGATCTGCTTGGCAAACGAACgattttttttcaaaacacTCATCATAGTACATTTCCTTAGCATAGATATAAACGCAattatgttgtttttttttatcctGATTAGGCTTCCATTTGACAAAGTAGGGTTCCCATCCGGTTAGAGTGGAAACGAAGGTGCCGCCGTTTTCAACCAGTTTGGATATATCCACCCAGTAGCTATTGTTGGCTGCTAGCGCCAAGATGCCATCCAGCTCCTTCTCGTCCCGGATGTTCGCCAGGTGACCGTTCATCTCACGACATGTGACATATGCCTCAAACCAAGTGAGCGTTAGATTCTTCTCGACGTGAAAATACCTTGAGCCAACTTTCTCGAAGCGTGACATCTTGATATTGTTGGACGCTTTGATGTTGCCCGCATGGTGGAGCATTATAA
This genomic stretch from Drosophila mauritiana strain mau12 chromosome 2L, ASM438214v1, whole genome shotgun sequence harbors:
- the LOC117150692 gene encoding accessory gland protein Acp29AB; translation: MYATNLLYLLALWNLWVVSGGQQDIPNGNATLPSPQKPQNTIEQIGVNQNYWFTYNALRQKETLAIIDAMESGIASSVLAFQAQMEIQLQPLKIIMLHHAGNIKASNNIKMSRFEKVGSRYFHVEKNLTLTWFEAYVTCREMNGHLANIRDEKELDGILALAANNSYWVDISKLVENGGTFVSTLTGWEPYFVKWKPNQDKKKQHNCVYIYAKEMYYDECFEKKSFVCQADQWA